In Symphalangus syndactylus isolate Jambi chromosome 14, NHGRI_mSymSyn1-v2.1_pri, whole genome shotgun sequence, one DNA window encodes the following:
- the ADRA2B gene encoding alpha-2B adrenergic receptor, whose product MDHQDPYSVQATAAIAAAITFLILFTIFGNALVILAVLTSRSLRAPQNLFLVSLAAADILVATLIIPFSLANELLGYWYFRRTWCEVYLALDVLFCTSSIVHLCAISLDRYWAVSRALEYNSKRTPRRIKCIILTVWLIAAVISLPPLIYKGDQGPQPRGRPQCKLNQEAWYILASSIGSFFAPCLIMILVYLRIYLIAKHSNRRGPRAKGVPGQGESKQPRPDRGGALASAKLPALASLASAREVNGHSKSTGEKEEGETPEDTGTGALPPSWAALPNSGQGQKEGVCGASPEDEAEEEEEEEEEEECEPQAVPVSPASACSPPLQQPQGSRVLATLRGQVLLGRGVGAIGGQWWRRRAQLTREKRFTFVLAVVIGVFVLCWFPFFFSYSLGAICPKHCKVPHGLFQFFFWIGYCNSSLNPVIYTIFNQDFRRAFRRILCRPWTQTAW is encoded by the coding sequence ATGGACCACCAGGACCCCTACTCCGTGCAGGCCACGGCGGCCATCGCGGCGGCCATCACCTTCCTCATCCTCTTCACCATCTTCGGCAACGCGCTGGTCATCCTGGCTGTGTTGACCAGCCGCTCGCTGCGCGCCCCTCAGAACCTGTTCCTGGTGTCGCTGGCCGCCGCCGACATCCTGGTGGCCACGCTCATCATCCCTTTCTCGCTGGCCAACGAGCTGCTGGGCTACTGGTACTTCCGGCGCACGTGGTGCGAGGTGTACCTGGCGCTCGACGTGCTCTTCTGCACCTCGTCCATCGTGCACCTGTGCGCCATCAGCCTGGACCGCTACTGGGCCGTGAGCCGCGCGCTGGAGTACAACTCCAAGCGCACCCCGCGCCGCATCAAGTGCATCATCCTCACTGTGTGGCTCATCGCCGCCGTCATCTCGCTGCCGCCCCTCATCTACAAGGGCGACCAGGGCCCCCAGCCGCGCGGGCGCCCCCAGTGCAAGCTCAACCAGGAGGCCTGGTACATCCTGGCCTCCAGCATCGGATCTTTCTTTGCTCCTTGCCTCATCATGATCCTTGTCTACCTGCGCATCTACCTGATCGCCAAACATAGCAACCGCAGAGGTCCCAGGGCCAAGGGGGTGCCTGGGCAGGGTGAGTCCAAGCAGCCCAGACCCGACCGTGGTGGGGCTTTGGCCTCAGCCAAGCTGCCAGCCCTGGCCTCTCTGGCTTCTGCCAGAGAGGTCAACGGACACTCGAAGTCCactggggagaaggaggaaggggagaccCCTGAAGATACTGGGACCGGGGCCTTGCCACCCAGTTGGGCTGCCCTTCCCAACTCAGGCCAGGGCCAGAAGGAGGGTGTTTGTGGGGCATCTCCAGAGGATGaagctgaagaggaggaggaagaggaggaggaggaagagtgtGAACCCCAGGCAGTGCCAGTGTCTCCGGCCTCAGCTTGCAGCCCCCCACTGCAGCAGCCACAGGGCTCCCGGGTGCTGGCCACCCTACGTGGCCAGGTGCTCCTGGGCAGGGGCGTGGGTGCTATAGGTGGGCAGTGGTGGCGTCGACGGGCGCAGCTGACCCGGGAGAAGCGCTTCACCTTCGTGCTGGCTGTGGTCATTGGCGTTTTTGTGCTCTGCTGGTTCCCCTTCTTCTTCAGCTACAGCCTGGGCGCCATCTGCCCAAAGCACTGCAAGGTGCCCCATGGCCtcttccagtttttcttctgGATCGGCTACTGCAACAGCTCACTGAACCCTGTTATCTACACCATCTTCAACCAGGACTTCCGCCGTGCCTTCCGGAGGATCCTGTGCCGCCCGTGGACGCAGACAGCTTGGTGA